Proteins encoded together in one Amphiprion ocellaris isolate individual 3 ecotype Okinawa chromosome 14, ASM2253959v1, whole genome shotgun sequence window:
- the LOC111588605 gene encoding glucose-dependent insulinotropic receptor — translation MGSHHLSNQEVRPQVMGLILMVASCLIVSTNLLVAAALFKLLLKKSSQSWCFVLNLALADTLVGLAITGLATEDFTSNASHNRPVGPEGPDDLLANATPAAQGKTECLIRMAFVASPCTASILSMFLISLDRYAAIKMPLHYSLLSGRGTAAVFLLALWITAVIVGFSPVMIQPLQADETYDGFCAFFSVIDKVGIIVLFSSCFFPVLCLFIYIYLDILKIACSHEKRICRVWQASSRMEDLHQQQQQHLRSCYWSHVKALRTVALLVGSFFFLWCPFFVVCIVHVVCTSCELKTLLENHLWLLGLSNSLINPLVYAFWQREVRLQLLSMFSGIKGRLVTAGPPGAAERCDSQPPVQTQACVSAGDTHNPSLLTASSEVHAVPLSATTGL, via the exons ATGGGCTCCCACCACCTGTCCAACCAGGAGGTGAGGCCTCAGGTGATGGGTCTGATCCTGATGGTGGCCTCCTGCCTCATCGTCTCCACCAACCTGCTGGTGGCAGCTGCTCTAttcaaactgctgctgaagAAGAGTAGCCAGAGCTGGTGCTTCGTCCTCAACCTGGCGCTGGCCGACACCCTGGTGGGCCTGGCCATCACCGGCCTGGCCACCGAGGACTTCACCAGCAACGCCTCCCACAACCGCCCCGTGGGCCCCGAGGGCCCAGACGACCTCCTGGCCAACGCCACGCCGGCCGCTCAGGGGAAGACGGAGTGTTTGATCCGCATGGCCTTCGTGGCATCGCCCTGCACAGCCTCCATCCTGTCCATGTTCCTGATCTCGCTGGACCGATACGCCGCCATCAAGATGCCGCTGCACTACTCCCTGCTGTCTGGGAGGGGAACTGCAGCCGTCTTCCTCCTGGCGCTGTGGATCACCGCTGTCATCGTGGGATTTTCACCAG TCATGATCCAGCCGCTGCAGGCCGATGAAACCTACGACGGCTTCTGCGCCTTCTTCTCCGTCATTGACAAAGTGGGCATCATCGTGTTGTTCAGCTCCTGCTTCTTCCCCGTGCTCTGCTTGTTCATCTACATCTACCTGGACATCCTGAAGATCGCCTGCAGCCACGAGAAGCGGATCTGCAGAGTCTGGCAGGCCAGCTCCAGGATGGAAGacctccaccagcagcagcagcagcatctgaggAGCTGCTACTGGAGCCACGTCAAGGCCCTGAGGACGGTGGCGCTGCTGGTGggctccttcttcttcctctggtGCCCCTTCTTCGTGGTTTGCATCGTGCACGTGGTGTGCACGAGCTGCGAGCTGAAGACGCTGCTGGAGAACCACCTGTGGCTGCTGGGTCTGTCCAACTCCCTGATCAACCCGCTGGTCTATGCCTTCTGGCAGCGGGAGGTTCGTCTGCAGCTGCTCTCCATGTTCTCCGGCATTAAGGGCCGCTTGGTGACTGCAGGACCTCCAggagctgcagaaagatgcgACTCGCAGCCTCCGGTGCAGACTCAGGCCTGCGTTTCTGCAGGAGATACCCACAATCCTTCACTGCTGACGGCCAGCTCTGAGGTCCACGCTGTGCCACTCTCCGCTACGACCGGCTTGTGA
- the LOC111588604 gene encoding dual specificity protein kinase CLK4-like isoform X3 encodes MLDWFDHEGHICIVLELLGLSTFDFLRQNDFLPFSVEQIRHMAFQIFRAVCFLHRNKLTHTDLKPENILFVSSEVNTEASCTERKLGNLDVKVVDFGTATFDHEYHESLVSTRHYRAPEVILDLGWNQSCDVWSLGCVLMEFYLGRTLFPTHDSKEHLAMMEKVLGPIPPHLLKQTRKQHYVQSEHLNWEDQNSSDDHIRTHCQPLKQYMERRNEEERQLFDLLGCMLEYDVCRRITLEEALWHPFFSPMRTPEQQRS; translated from the exons ATGCTGGACTGGTTCGACCACGAAGGTCACATCTGCATCGTGTTGGAGCTGCTCGGCCTCAGCACCTTCGACTTCCTCCGACAGAACGACTTCCTGCCGTTCAGCGTGGAACAGATCAGACACATGGCCTTCCAGATCTTCAGAGCCGTCTGCT TCCTGCATAGGAACAAACTGACCCACACCGACCTGAAGCCAGAAAACATCCTGTTTGTTTCATCCGAGGTCAACACCGAGGCG agttGTACAGAGAGGAAGCTCGGGAATCTGGATGTGAAGGTTGTGGATTTCGGCACCGCCACTTTCGACCACGAATACCACGAGTCTCTGGTGTCGACGCGTCACTACCGAGCTCCTGAGGTCATCCTGG ATCTGGGCTGGAACCAGTCCTGTGACGTTTGGAGTCTGGGCTGCGTTCTCATGGAGTTCTACCTCGGACGAACTCTCTTCCCG ACACATGATAGTAAAGAACATCTGGCCATGATGGAGAAAGTTCTGGGACCGATCCCACCACATCTGCTGAAACAGACCAG GAAGCAGCATTATGTGCAGAGCGAGCATCTGAACTGGGAAGATCAGAACTCCTCCGATGATCACATCAGGACACACTGTCAGCCGCTGAAG CAGTACATGgagaggaggaacgaggaggagcGGCAGCTGTTTGACCTGCTTGGCTGCATGTTGGAGTACGACGTCTGCAGACGGATCACGCTGGAGGAGGCGCTGTGGCATCCCTTCTTCAGCCCGATGAGGACGCCAGAGCAGCAGCGCAGCTAG